Proteins from one Flavobacterium branchiarum genomic window:
- a CDS encoding PorP/SprF family type IX secretion system membrane protein: MKFNYILAFAFTFILFSARGQQDAQFSDYKLNMSSFNPAFAGFFDGSVLLIHRSQFTGFEGAPESKNLNINIPLTMNMGTGINVSSEKLGVTEELVIAADYSYTIFTDEINMLSFGLKAGFNMLNVDYTLLDLQNNNDMSFENNIENRITPRIGVGFLFNTPKWFIGVSTPNFIRESYNPTVKGISVTKPQIYFTTGYQTALTDELLFKPSILAKGVQGAPLAIDFAFNFEFKEKFRFGTSYRWKSAITGIIGVDVVPEFQAGYAYDHNINGLGKYAPSSHQFYIKYTFKQSKYMRRDCGCSFTSPINNIGY, translated from the coding sequence ATGAAATTTAATTATATATTAGCCTTTGCGTTTACTTTTATTCTATTTTCTGCAAGAGGCCAACAAGATGCTCAATTTTCTGACTATAAACTTAATATGTCTAGTTTTAATCCTGCTTTTGCAGGATTCTTTGACGGAAGCGTATTATTGATTCACCGCTCACAGTTCACCGGATTTGAAGGGGCACCAGAAAGTAAAAATCTAAATATCAATATTCCACTTACAATGAATATGGGAACTGGAATTAATGTATCAAGTGAAAAATTAGGTGTAACAGAAGAATTAGTTATAGCAGCTGACTATTCATACACGATTTTTACCGATGAAATTAATATGCTTTCATTTGGACTTAAAGCTGGTTTTAATATGCTCAATGTAGATTATACACTACTTGATTTACAAAACAATAATGATATGAGTTTTGAGAATAATATCGAAAATAGAATAACTCCAAGAATAGGAGTTGGGTTTTTATTTAACACTCCTAAATGGTTTATTGGAGTATCAACTCCAAATTTTATTAGGGAAAGTTATAACCCAACTGTTAAAGGAATATCAGTTACAAAACCTCAAATTTATTTTACCACAGGATATCAAACTGCACTTACAGACGAATTATTATTTAAGCCTTCAATATTAGCAAAAGGAGTTCAAGGAGCGCCGTTAGCAATAGATTTTGCTTTTAATTTTGAGTTTAAAGAAAAGTTTAGATTTGGAACTTCATATCGTTGGAAATCAGCAATTACTGGGATAATAGGAGTAGATGTAGTTCCTGAATTTCAAGCAGGCTATGCATATGATCACAACATCAATGGATTAGGAAAATACGCACCATCATCACACCAGTTTTATATAAAATATACATTTAAGCAGTCAAAGTATATGCGTCGCGATTGTGGGTGCAGTTTTACAAGCCCAATTAATAATATTGGTTATTAG
- a CDS encoding helix-turn-helix domain-containing protein: protein MDIGKELLFFFSALGAFNGIILGAYFFFFTKKKYFGNYFLGALLFALSIRIAKSVFVYFDPTLPKTYLQIGLSACFFIGPFLYYFFKASVKNINTMPKNWKLTLLFWLLLIVTVGTLYPYKNYPMLWNLYFVKLIYLQWFIYIVLSGFTIKAILKTIINSKQKASPAETWLGMIYLGNVLLFTFYFLALINAPSVSYISGSIIFSFILYLIISVLLYRKKTDDLFLLNSSKHSSKKVNSAEETIISEKLENIMLEKELYKNPNLTLQDLAKEINYTSHQLSQFLNSNLGKNFTTYVNEFRINEACKIMTTNDKITLESIGYDVGFNSKSTFFAAFKKHTGTTPANYQQRALLT, encoded by the coding sequence ATGGATATAGGCAAAGAACTTTTATTCTTTTTTAGTGCTTTAGGAGCTTTTAACGGAATCATCCTAGGAGCCTATTTCTTTTTTTTTACCAAGAAAAAGTATTTTGGAAATTATTTTTTAGGCGCGCTTTTATTCGCGTTAAGCATACGAATAGCAAAATCGGTATTTGTCTATTTTGATCCCACTTTACCTAAAACATATCTTCAAATTGGACTTTCGGCATGTTTTTTTATAGGTCCTTTTTTATACTATTTTTTTAAAGCTTCAGTAAAGAATATAAATACAATGCCAAAAAACTGGAAGCTTACACTTCTTTTTTGGTTATTATTAATTGTCACTGTAGGAACATTATATCCGTACAAAAATTATCCAATGCTTTGGAATCTTTATTTTGTAAAATTGATCTATTTACAGTGGTTTATTTATATTGTTTTATCTGGTTTTACAATTAAAGCAATACTAAAAACTATTATTAACAGTAAACAAAAAGCCAGTCCAGCCGAAACATGGTTAGGAATGATTTATTTGGGAAATGTGCTACTCTTTACATTTTATTTTCTAGCATTAATTAACGCACCATCTGTTTCCTATATCAGTGGGTCTATTATTTTTTCATTCATTTTGTATCTGATTATTTCTGTCCTTTTGTACAGAAAAAAAACAGATGATTTGTTTTTACTTAATTCATCAAAACATTCAAGCAAAAAAGTAAATTCGGCTGAAGAAACAATTATATCCGAGAAACTTGAAAATATAATGCTTGAGAAAGAATTGTATAAAAATCCAAATTTAACTTTACAAGATTTAGCCAAAGAAATAAATTACACAAGCCATCAATTATCACAGTTCTTAAATTCTAACTTAGGAAAAAACTTCACTACTTATGTAAATGAATTTAGGATAAACGAAGCTTGTAAAATTATGACAACCAATGATAAAATTACTTTAGAATCTATTGGGTACGATGTAGGTTTTAATTCTAAATCTACTTTCTTCGCAGCATTTAAAAAGCATACAGGAACAACACCTGCTAATTATCAACAACGTGCTTTATTGACCTAA
- a CDS encoding TonB-dependent receptor domain-containing protein — translation MRILIAAFIYTYCLLIASTGIKAQSIQHISGKIVNHNNEVMMGNVSLLSVRDSTLIKQNDFLDGTFELAAINQNKVIIRFASVEFNTTFIDVNYNGNEHINLGTIIVKGNNNQLNEVVIKNQTSPIKYGPNGSVEVNVTNTILSTSSSVNELLGRVPNVIVTEGQISVLGKGEAIIYLNGILISTERFAAIPVSQIAKIEVISNPSSKYDAEGKAVINIITKKNKESGIMGTANQQVTVSKFAGTSTNSLLDFNYNKGKFSFITNFGLQLGHSRELLYTTRIRPDPTEYMKSELTTDWKRRFNNYSNFGFGLQYSFSDSDYISIEYSGNIEDLGGVVESRNSILTNSSTIFYATDVDKNDVRLNQFINLNYNVVNSTNGSSLFIGMQYSNYNSMVKDLISENGLVDVLNSGRFLKNNADYRINIINTQADYSKKISDNSKLEFGAKLSTAAIKTSSYFLISDKNNPEFELNDQLSSDFKYDEQIGAAYFNYSSSLSDKFNFSVGARGEWTNYELNTTANGKQQFKKNYINIFPNLLVNMPVSDDLKLHASYVSRITRPRYQGLNPYVIYQDPFTTIEGNPNLKPEKIHAFEVGALYKKFDFKLGYNYKIDPITGAALRGNNPNSYILKGINMDKEDSYFASISRSLATKWWSSTNTVSMNYSKLVDNTYSFALGRATPQIYLYSNNTFTIPKLFKIQLLAWYLGDKGYGLGEDNKRSTVTLGVERTFLDNALKLNFTANDIFKGFNRSGNYEVGQTEIYYHRTYTTNYFKLIATYNFGNSKKTDYKKKEIEQTENSRAR, via the coding sequence ATGAGAATACTTATCGCTGCTTTTATTTACACTTATTGCTTGCTAATTGCTTCCACAGGAATTAAAGCACAATCAATACAACATATTTCAGGAAAAATTGTCAATCATAATAATGAAGTTATGATGGGCAATGTATCTTTATTATCTGTACGTGATTCAACTTTAATTAAGCAAAATGACTTTTTGGACGGCACGTTTGAATTAGCCGCAATCAATCAAAATAAAGTAATAATTCGTTTTGCATCTGTCGAGTTCAATACCACTTTTATTGATGTAAACTACAACGGAAATGAACATATAAATTTAGGAACTATAATTGTTAAGGGAAATAACAATCAATTGAATGAAGTCGTTATCAAAAATCAAACTTCACCAATAAAATACGGCCCAAACGGATCTGTTGAAGTCAATGTAACCAATACAATACTATCTACTAGTAGTTCTGTAAATGAATTATTAGGTAGAGTCCCTAATGTTATTGTTACTGAGGGGCAAATAAGCGTATTAGGAAAAGGGGAGGCAATTATTTATTTAAATGGAATATTAATTAGTACTGAACGCTTTGCTGCAATTCCTGTTTCACAAATTGCAAAGATTGAAGTTATTTCTAATCCATCTTCTAAATATGATGCAGAAGGAAAAGCAGTAATTAATATTATTACAAAGAAAAACAAAGAGAGTGGAATTATGGGAACAGCAAATCAGCAAGTTACTGTTTCAAAATTTGCAGGTACAAGCACCAATTCATTATTGGATTTTAATTATAATAAAGGGAAATTTTCATTTATAACAAACTTCGGATTGCAATTAGGACACAGTCGGGAATTGTTATATACAACTAGAATAAGACCTGATCCAACCGAATATATGAAGTCTGAACTTACTACAGATTGGAAGCGAAGGTTTAATAATTATTCAAATTTTGGATTTGGACTACAGTATTCTTTTTCGGATTCTGATTATATTTCAATTGAATATAGTGGCAATATCGAAGATTTGGGTGGAGTAGTAGAAAGTCGCAATTCTATTTTGACAAATAGCAGTACTATTTTTTATGCCACAGATGTTGATAAAAATGATGTTAGACTGAATCAATTTATTAATTTAAACTATAATGTAGTTAATAGTACCAATGGGTCGTCATTATTTATTGGAATGCAATATTCTAATTATAATAGTATGGTTAAAGATCTTATAAGCGAAAACGGTTTGGTTGATGTTCTAAACTCAGGAAGATTCTTAAAAAACAATGCCGATTATAGAATTAACATCATAAATACTCAGGCTGATTACTCAAAGAAAATCAGTGATAATAGTAAGTTAGAGTTTGGTGCAAAGCTAAGCACTGCTGCTATTAAGACTAGCTCTTATTTTTTAATTTCGGATAAAAATAATCCTGAATTTGAGCTTAACGACCAACTTTCAAGTGATTTTAAGTATGATGAGCAAATAGGAGCAGCCTATTTTAATTACAGCAGCTCTCTATCAGATAAATTTAATTTTTCTGTTGGCGCTCGAGGCGAATGGACCAATTATGAATTGAATACCACAGCAAATGGCAAACAACAATTCAAAAAAAACTACATAAATATATTTCCTAATTTACTAGTGAATATGCCAGTTTCAGATGATTTAAAATTACACGCTTCTTATGTTTCAAGAATTACAAGACCAAGATATCAGGGGCTTAATCCGTATGTTATTTATCAGGATCCATTTACAACTATTGAAGGAAATCCAAATCTTAAACCTGAAAAAATTCATGCTTTTGAAGTTGGTGCTTTGTATAAAAAATTTGATTTTAAGTTGGGATATAACTATAAAATTGACCCTATAACTGGTGCTGCTCTGCGAGGTAATAACCCAAATAGCTACATTCTAAAGGGAATTAATATGGATAAGGAAGACAGTTATTTTGCCTCAATTTCAAGATCATTAGCTACAAAATGGTGGAGTTCAACCAATACAGTGAGTATGAATTATTCTAAACTAGTTGATAATACCTATTCATTTGCTTTAGGAAGAGCTACGCCTCAGATATATTTGTATTCGAATAATACGTTTACCATTCCTAAACTATTTAAGATTCAGTTGCTTGCTTGGTATCTGGGCGATAAAGGTTATGGTTTAGGAGAGGATAATAAACGTTCTACAGTGACATTAGGAGTAGAAAGAACCTTTTTAGACAATGCTTTAAAGTTGAATTTTACTGCAAATGATATTTTTAAAGGTTTTAATCGTTCCGGAAATTATGAAGTAGGACAAACAGAGATTTATTATCATAGAACGTATACTACCAATTATTTTAAACTAATCGCAACTTATAATTTCGGTAATTCCAAAAAAACGGATTATAAGAAAAAAGAAATTGAACAAACAGAAAATAGTAGAGCAAGGTAA
- a CDS encoding VOC family protein — MKLQHIQIQTNDIPKTIAFYTQTLGFQILKNDSTTVSFQIGISVLEFIEDKNFNSIYHLAFNIPNNKLDEAIKWCRNKVDLICIEDENVITRFETWNANAVYFYDNSGNLLEFIARHDLINSETKSFDTKSILSISEIGIVHESPLVLGQDLINKYQLNFFSKNANSEAFTAIGDDEGLLIIVKPNRNWYPTQTPSESNKTAIRLENNDRIAQLEF, encoded by the coding sequence ATGAAATTACAGCACATACAAATTCAAACTAACGATATCCCAAAAACTATTGCGTTTTATACACAAACTCTCGGGTTTCAAATTTTAAAAAACGATTCAACAACGGTATCTTTTCAAATAGGAATTTCGGTTTTAGAATTCATTGAGGATAAAAATTTCAATTCTATTTATCATTTAGCCTTCAATATTCCTAATAATAAACTTGATGAAGCTATAAAATGGTGTAGAAATAAAGTTGATTTAATTTGTATTGAAGACGAAAATGTAATCACTAGATTCGAAACTTGGAATGCCAATGCTGTTTACTTTTATGACAACAGTGGTAATTTATTAGAATTTATTGCAAGACATGATCTTATTAATTCAGAAACTAAATCCTTTGATACTAAATCTATACTCAGTATTAGCGAAATCGGTATTGTGCATGAATCTCCTTTAGTACTAGGTCAAGATTTGATAAACAAGTACCAACTCAACTTCTTTAGCAAAAATGCCAATAGTGAAGCTTTTACTGCCATTGGTGATGATGAAGGGCTGTTAATTATTGTAAAACCTAACCGAAATTGGTACCCAACACAAACTCCTTCTGAAAGCAACAAAACTGCTATTCGATTAGAAAATAACGATAGAATAGCCCAATTAGAATTTTAA
- a CDS encoding LytR/AlgR family response regulator transcription factor: protein MKIVIIEDEHLASSYLKSILEQQSIISISEITLIKSVKDAVAFFKENTVDLAFMDIHLGDGKSLDIFEKITVSCPVIFITAYDSYAVKVFKHFTIDYLLKPYEEQELLEALSKYQNIKEVFNPNPIVESLVALESQTSVQHHFLVNHRDKLISINDQTIAYFYATGKHLFIYTNSGNSYFYNSNLKDLIYKLDPALFFKVNRKFILNRNHIQEIVKHSSQKIELLLNIAIPDTDPIILSKKEINNFKNWLDS, encoded by the coding sequence ATGAAAATAGTAATTATTGAAGACGAACATCTTGCTTCAAGTTATCTAAAATCAATTCTGGAACAACAAAGTATTATTTCTATAAGTGAAATAACTTTGATAAAATCTGTAAAAGATGCTGTTGCTTTTTTTAAAGAAAACACGGTTGATCTTGCCTTCATGGATATTCATCTAGGTGACGGAAAAAGCCTTGATATATTTGAAAAAATAACTGTTTCATGCCCTGTGATTTTTATTACTGCTTACGACTCTTATGCAGTAAAAGTCTTTAAACATTTTACAATAGATTACCTTCTTAAACCTTATGAAGAGCAAGAACTACTTGAAGCATTATCAAAATATCAAAATATAAAAGAAGTATTCAACCCAAATCCAATTGTAGAATCGCTCGTTGCTCTTGAAAGTCAAACTAGCGTTCAACATCATTTTTTGGTAAATCATAGAGACAAACTGATTTCAATAAACGATCAGACTATCGCTTATTTTTACGCTACAGGTAAACATTTGTTTATTTATACGAACTCTGGTAATAGCTATTTTTACAATAGTAATCTTAAAGATCTAATCTATAAATTAGACCCCGCCCTTTTCTTTAAAGTCAATCGAAAATTCATTTTAAACAGAAACCATATTCAGGAAATTGTTAAACATTCTAGTCAGAAAATTGAATTGTTATTAAACATTGCTATCCCAGACACGGACCCGATTATTTTGAGCAAAAAAGAAATTAATAATTTTAAGAATTGGCTTGACTCCTAG
- a CDS encoding RagB/SusD family nutrient uptake outer membrane protein, whose amino-acid sequence MKNISKYLFLFVAAIVASSCDDYLDVKPVGKVIPETLVDFRAVLTRGYSTFPLHKSLTALRTDEMILEEESNDLAFYKDNYIWNDANPDRISTKFPYAGLYNCIFYTNVIINEASGKLEASAEKDQLIGEAYALRALAYFDLVNLFGKQYNAATASSDTGVPLALKIDLEQAYIPESVAVIYAQIHSDKEAAKKLLNLDTQAKGLNYRFSKAALYTMESRVYLYQKQWALALEATEKGLAINNALVDLNTTPILPNNYDTKESIMALEITFENKIRRSAYVAPTLTDVYDQTNDLRFNLYYQKSGSQLIFKKGGELNQKNTFRTSELYLTKAEASVQLNDLATARTTLLNFIKNRYNTTGFAQLSTKIGAMNQTELLDFVYQERQREFSIEGQRWFDLRRTTQKQIEHTIGGKTYTLIQNDPRYTLPFPLDARLNNPEL is encoded by the coding sequence ATGAAAAACATATCAAAATACCTATTTCTTTTTGTAGCTGCTATTGTAGCTTCAAGCTGTGATGATTACCTTGACGTAAAGCCTGTAGGTAAAGTAATTCCTGAAACACTTGTTGATTTTAGAGCTGTTCTTACTAGAGGATATTCAACTTTTCCATTACACAAATCACTTACTGCTTTAAGAACAGATGAAATGATTCTGGAAGAAGAAAGTAATGATTTAGCATTCTATAAAGATAACTATATATGGAATGATGCAAATCCAGATCGTATTTCTACAAAATTTCCATATGCAGGATTATATAACTGTATTTTTTATACCAATGTAATTATTAATGAAGCTAGTGGTAAACTTGAAGCTTCGGCAGAAAAAGATCAATTGATTGGTGAGGCTTACGCACTAAGAGCATTAGCTTACTTTGATTTAGTTAACTTATTTGGAAAACAATACAATGCAGCAACTGCAAGTTCAGATACAGGTGTTCCATTGGCATTAAAAATAGATTTAGAACAAGCTTATATACCAGAAAGTGTTGCTGTTATTTACGCTCAAATTCATTCGGATAAAGAAGCTGCAAAAAAACTATTGAACCTAGACACTCAAGCAAAAGGACTAAACTATCGTTTTTCTAAGGCTGCTTTATATACAATGGAATCACGTGTTTATTTGTATCAAAAACAATGGGCTCTAGCTTTAGAAGCTACAGAAAAGGGACTGGCGATTAATAACGCATTAGTTGATTTAAATACCACTCCTATTCTTCCAAACAATTATGATACTAAAGAGTCAATAATGGCTCTTGAAATTACATTTGAAAACAAAATAAGAAGATCTGCCTATGTAGCTCCTACGTTAACAGATGTGTATGATCAAACAAATGATTTGCGTTTTAATTTGTATTACCAGAAAAGCGGTAGTCAATTAATCTTCAAAAAGGGAGGCGAATTAAATCAGAAAAACACGTTTAGAACTTCTGAATTATATTTGACAAAAGCGGAAGCTTCAGTGCAATTAAATGATCTTGCAACTGCTAGAACAACACTATTGAATTTCATAAAAAACCGATATAATACCACAGGTTTCGCTCAATTGAGCACAAAGATTGGTGCTATGAATCAAACAGAACTTCTTGATTTTGTATATCAAGAAAGACAACGTGAATTTTCTATTGAAGGGCAACGTTGGTTTGATTTAAGAAGAACTACTCAAAAACAGATCGAACACACAATAGGTGGCAAGACTTATACTTTGATTCAAAATGATCCGAGATATACATTACCTTTCCCATTAGATGCAAGACTAAACAATCCAGAATTGTAA
- a CDS encoding SusC/RagA family TonB-linked outer membrane protein, which translates to MKKLIYILSIFLTVVGYAQETRTIKGKVIDYQDKLPIPGATVYVENSSVSNSTNQKGVIESASIGTVTDFDGNFELKIGNNITSIRVTYMGYQSYTVNVTSQSNYNISLKADLSELKEVVVTGYQKIEKRKLTSAVAKVNMADIQQAGVASLDQLLVGQVAGVAVTQATGAPGAIAKIRVRGTASLSGSQDPLWVLDGLPLESNDVPKNFDKDNIDELNNFSIAGLNPDDIKDITILKDAAATAIYGARAANGVIVVTTKKGKKGSMKVNFVANTFVTQKPDLSKLNLLDASQKIDLELGLASRSDLTYRTSGGEVSRILNQANELGTYRNGGFSALSPGTQNAINSLRNNNTNWGDLLYQTSINKQYGLSFSGGGEKSDYYFSLGAYNEEGATIGTGYDRYNITLKNNFEVTDKLNIGIGLFGSESKTKSYITDTDGFTNPSNYSRTVNPYLTPFNPDGSYNYDKDISGYSDTYIPFNFIEERENSSYELKNRAIKAILDVDYRITKGLKASTQIGLQFDNTSSEKYAGKDTYFTRKEREKTRRFNNGKPSYFLPEGGIIQNNNTDFFQYNWKTMLNYSTVFNEKHELEVMAGSELRRNYNTNIATKAFGYDPKTLTSIQIIFPSADLADDAAYRAYKKSKNENAFASFFATASYTYDRKYTFFGSVRYDGSDLFGVDPKYKYLPLWAASASWLVSEEDFLKGNEIISNLRLRASYGLQGNIDKGTSPFVVGDYGNVSLLPGQSEPTITILSPPNDKLRWEKTENTNFGMDLGLFNNRISIVTDMYGRKSSDLIGVQSLAVENGFEFTTLNWAQVTNKGFEIALATKNIDRPNFKWTTNINFSHNKSHVDRVQIRENELTPSLQGYPVRAVFALKTNGVDENGYPLFVNKKGETVNTQTFFQLYDALADIIPGEFTQSKLDTKEIRDLFTYAGDLDPKFTGGFTNTFKIHNFDITVATTFNIKQTVVETPPYNGALVDRGQNFTTDILNAWSPTNTGSNLPGIVGNDGAGDSWMAYKWYGGANPMNTNKYLDTWVHEMSYMRLSSLRFGYTLPKKAMQKLFMDSIRFSIEGRNLFVISSDYKGYFDPETYGNIYAQPIPKSLTIGCNITF; encoded by the coding sequence ATGAAAAAATTAATTTACATCTTAAGTATATTCCTGACGGTGGTCGGGTATGCTCAAGAAACTCGAACAATTAAAGGAAAGGTAATTGACTATCAAGATAAATTACCTATTCCAGGTGCAACTGTTTATGTTGAGAACAGTTCTGTTTCTAACAGTACAAACCAAAAGGGCGTTATTGAAAGCGCTAGTATTGGAACAGTTACCGATTTTGATGGTAATTTTGAATTAAAAATTGGCAATAATATTACTAGTATACGTGTAACCTACATGGGGTACCAATCTTATACTGTTAATGTTACTTCTCAAAGCAATTATAACATTTCTTTAAAAGCAGATTTAAGTGAGCTTAAGGAAGTTGTTGTGACTGGATACCAAAAAATTGAAAAAAGAAAACTGACTTCGGCTGTAGCCAAAGTTAATATGGCTGATATTCAACAAGCGGGTGTTGCAAGTTTAGATCAATTATTAGTTGGTCAAGTTGCGGGTGTTGCTGTTACTCAAGCTACAGGGGCTCCAGGAGCAATTGCAAAAATTAGAGTTAGAGGTACTGCATCACTTTCTGGTTCTCAAGATCCATTATGGGTACTAGACGGTTTACCTTTAGAGAGTAACGATGTACCAAAGAATTTTGACAAAGATAATATCGATGAATTAAACAATTTTTCTATTGCAGGTTTAAATCCTGATGATATTAAAGACATCACTATCTTAAAAGATGCTGCTGCTACTGCGATTTATGGAGCAAGAGCTGCAAATGGAGTAATTGTTGTTACTACTAAAAAAGGTAAAAAAGGAAGTATGAAAGTAAATTTTGTTGCTAATACTTTCGTTACTCAAAAACCAGATCTTTCAAAATTAAATCTTTTAGATGCTTCTCAAAAAATTGATTTAGAATTAGGATTAGCTAGTCGATCTGACTTGACATATAGAACTAGTGGTGGTGAAGTTTCTCGTATCTTAAATCAAGCTAATGAATTAGGAACTTATAGAAATGGTGGCTTTTCGGCATTATCACCTGGTACACAAAATGCTATTAATAGTTTAAGAAATAACAATACAAATTGGGGTGACTTATTATACCAAACATCTATAAATAAGCAATATGGTTTAAGCTTTTCTGGTGGTGGTGAAAAATCTGATTATTATTTCTCTTTAGGTGCCTATAATGAAGAAGGTGCTACAATAGGAACTGGTTATGATAGATATAATATTACTTTAAAAAACAATTTTGAAGTAACAGATAAATTAAATATTGGTATTGGATTATTTGGATCTGAAAGCAAAACAAAATCATACATAACGGACACAGACGGTTTTACAAATCCATCAAATTATTCAAGAACAGTAAACCCATATTTAACTCCATTTAACCCTGATGGAAGTTATAACTATGATAAAGATATTAGCGGTTATTCTGATACTTACATTCCTTTTAACTTTATAGAAGAAAGAGAAAATTCATCTTACGAATTAAAAAATAGAGCTATTAAAGCTATCCTTGATGTAGATTACAGAATAACAAAAGGCTTAAAAGCAAGTACACAAATTGGTTTACAATTTGACAATACTTCAAGTGAAAAATATGCTGGTAAAGACACTTATTTTACAAGAAAAGAAAGAGAAAAAACACGTAGATTTAATAATGGTAAACCAAGTTATTTTCTTCCAGAAGGAGGTATAATTCAAAATAATAATACCGATTTTTTCCAATACAACTGGAAAACGATGTTAAACTACTCTACTGTTTTCAATGAAAAACATGAGTTAGAAGTTATGGCTGGTAGTGAATTAAGAAGAAACTACAATACTAATATTGCGACAAAAGCTTTTGGTTACGATCCTAAAACCTTGACTTCAATTCAAATAATTTTCCCTAGCGCTGATCTTGCAGATGATGCTGCTTATAGAGCCTACAAAAAGTCTAAGAATGAAAATGCATTTGCATCATTTTTTGCAACAGCATCTTATACTTACGACAGAAAATATACCTTTTTCGGAAGTGTTCGTTACGATGGTTCTGATTTATTTGGTGTAGATCCTAAATACAAATACTTACCACTTTGGGCTGCTTCTGCTTCTTGGTTAGTATCTGAAGAAGATTTCTTAAAAGGTAATGAAATAATATCTAACTTAAGATTACGTGCGTCTTATGGATTACAAGGGAATATAGACAAAGGAACATCTCCATTTGTAGTAGGAGATTATGGTAATGTAAGTCTTTTACCAGGGCAATCTGAACCTACTATTACTATATTAAGTCCTCCTAATGATAAGCTTAGATGGGAAAAAACTGAAAACACCAACTTTGGTATGGATTTAGGTTTATTCAATAACCGTATTAGTATCGTTACTGATATGTATGGAAGAAAAAGTAGTGATTTGATCGGTGTTCAATCGCTTGCTGTAGAAAACGGATTTGAGTTCACAACTTTAAACTGGGCACAAGTAACTAATAAAGGTTTTGAGATTGCATTGGCAACTAAGAATATTGATCGTCCAAATTTTAAATGGACAACTAACATTAATTTCTCACACAATAAGAGTCATGTTGATCGTGTACAAATAAGAGAAAATGAGCTTACTCCATCGCTACAAGGTTACCCAGTAAGAGCTGTATTTGCTTTAAAGACTAATGGAGTTGATGAAAATGGATACCCTTTATTTGTAAATAAAAAAGGAGAAACGGTTAATACTCAAACCTTTTTTCAATTGTATGATGCTTTAGCTGATATCATTCCTGGAGAATTCACACAGTCTAAACTTGATACTAAAGAGATAAGAGATTTATTTACTTATGCTGGAGATTTAGATCCTAAGTTTACCGGTGGTTTTACCAATACTTTCAAAATTCATAATTTTGACATTACAGTTGCTACCACTTTTAATATTAAGCAAACTGTTGTTGAAACACCTCCTTACAATGGGGCATTGGTAGATCGCGGACAAAACTTTACGACTGATATTCTTAATGCTTGGTCACCTACTAATACAGGATCTAACTTACCAGGAATTGTTGGTAATGATGGCGCTGGTGATTCTTGGATGGCTTACAAGTGGTATGGTGGTGCAAATCCAATGAATACCAACAAATACTTAGACACTTGGGTACATGAAATGAGTTATATGAGATTGAGTAGTTTGCGTTTTGGTTACACTTTACCTAAAAAAGCAATGCAAAAATTATTTATGGATAGCATCAGATTCAGTATTGAAGGAAGAAACTTATTTGTTATTAGTTCTGATTATAAAGGATATTTTGATCCAGAAACTTATGGAAACATTTACGCACAACCAATTCCTAAATCATTAACAATAGGATGTAACATAACTTTTTAA